In Mus musculus strain C57BL/6J chromosome 1, GRCm38.p6 C57BL/6J, a single genomic region encodes these proteins:
- the Tfap2b gene encoding transcription factor AP-2-beta isoform X1, giving the protein MHSPPRDQAAIMLWKLVENVKYEDIYEMLVHTYSSMDRHDGVPSHSSRLSQLGSVSQGPYSSAPPLSHTPSSDFQPPYFPPPYQPLPYHQSQDPYSHVNDPYSLNPLHQPQQHPWGQRQRQEVGSEAGSLLPQPRAALPQLSGLDPRRDYHSVRRPDVLLHSAHHGLDAGMGDSLSLHGLGHPGMEDVQSVEDANNSGMNLLDQSVIKKVPVPPKSVTSLMMNKDGFLGGMSVNTGEVFCSVPGRLSLLSSTSKYKVTVGEVQRRLSPPECLNASLLGGVLRRAKSKNGGRSLRERLEKIGLNLPAGRRKAANVTLLTSLVEGEAVHLARDFGYICETEFPAKAVSEYLNRQHTDPSDLHSRKNMLLATKQLCKEFTDLLAQDRTPIGNSRPSPILEPGIQSCLTHFSLITHGFGAPAICAALTALQNYLTEALKGMDKMFLNNTTNRHTSGEGPALPAWFMSFFKEDLGFLHNL; this is encoded by the exons ATGCACTCACCTCCTAGAGACCAGGCTGCGATCATGCTCTGGAAACTCGTGGAGAATGTCAAGTACGAAGACATCTATGAG ATGTTAGTCCACACCTATTCATCCATG GACCGGCACGATGGCGTCCCAAGCCATAGCTCGAGACTCTCTCAACTGGGCTCTGTGTCCCAAGGACCCTACTCAAGCGCCCCGCCGCTGTCCCACACGCCATCATCGGACTTCCAGCCACCCTACTTTCCGCCCCCCTACCAGCCGCTACCCTACCACCAGAGTCAAGACCCGTACTCCCACGTCAACGATCCCTACTCCCTGAACCCTCTGCATCAGCCCCAGCAGCACCCGTGGGGGCAACGGCAACGCCAAGAAGTGGGCTCAGAAGCCGGCTCTCTCCTGCCCCAGCCCCGGGCAGCCTTGCCCCAGCTCTCCGGCCTTGATCCCCGAAGGGACTACCACTCTGTCCGCCGGCCGGACGTGCTGCTGCATTCCGCACATCACGGCCTGGACGCCGGCATGGGCGACAGCCTCTCGTTGCACGGCCTTGGGCATCCCGGCATGGAAGACGTGCAG TCAGTTGAAGATGCCAATAACAGCGGCATGAACCTATTGGACCAGTCAGTCATTAAAAAAG TTCCTGTCCCTCCCAAATCTGTGACTTCTCTAATGATGAATAAAGATGGCTTCTTGGGAGGAATGTCAGTCAACACCGGCGAGGTATTTTGCTCAGTCCCGGGCCGTTTATCTCTACTCAGTTCAACTTCAAAGTACAAAGTCACTGTGGGCGAAGTTCAGAGAAGGCTCTCGCCCCCTGAATGCCTCAATGCATCTCTCCTGGGCGGCGTCCTCAGAag AGCCAAATCGAAAAATGGGGGGAGATCCTTGAGAGAAAGGCTAGAAAAAATCGGTTTGAATTTACCCGCGGGCAGGCGCAAAGCAGCAAATGTCACGTTACTCACCTCACTGGTAGAAG GGGAAGCTGTTCACTTAGCTCGGGATTTCGGGTATATTTGTGAAACAGAGTTTCCTGCTAAAGCCGTGTCCGAGTATTTGAACAGACAGCACACGGACCCCAGTGACCTGCACTCCAGAAAGAATATGCTGCTGGCCACCAA GCAACTTTGTAAAGAATTTACGGATCTGCTGGCTCAGGACCGGACACCGATCGGAAACAGCAGGCCCAGCCCCATCCTGGAGCCGGGCATCCAAAGCTGTCTCACGCACTTCAGTCTCATCACGCACGGCTTCGGTGCCCCGGCCATTTGCGCTGCGCTCACGGCCCTGCAGAACTATCTCACCGAGGCGCTCAAAGGCATGGACAAGATGTTCTTGAACAACACCACTAACAGGCACACGTCTGGGGAAGGCCCAG CTTTACCCGCATGGTTTATGAGCTTCTTCAAGGAAGATTTGGGCTTCCTACACAATCTATAA
- the Tfap2b gene encoding transcription factor AP-2-beta isoform 1 (isoform 1 is encoded by transcript variant 1): MHSPPRDQAAIMLWKLVENVKYEDIYEDRHDGVPSHSSRLSQLGSVSQGPYSSAPPLSHTPSSDFQPPYFPPPYQPLPYHQSQDPYSHVNDPYSLNPLHQPQQHPWGQRQRQEVGSEAGSLLPQPRAALPQLSGLDPRRDYHSVRRPDVLLHSAHHGLDAGMGDSLSLHGLGHPGMEDVQSVEDANNSGMNLLDQSVIKKVPVPPKSVTSLMMNKDGFLGGMSVNTGEVFCSVPGRLSLLSSTSKYKVTVGEVQRRLSPPECLNASLLGGVLRRAKSKNGGRSLRERLEKIGLNLPAGRRKAANVTLLTSLVEGEAVHLARDFGYICETEFPAKAVSEYLNRQHTDPSDLHSRKNMLLATKQLCKEFTDLLAQDRTPIGNSRPSPILEPGIQSCLTHFSLITHGFGAPAICAALTALQNYLTEALKGMDKMFLNNTTNRHTSGEGPGSKTGDKEEKHRK, encoded by the exons ATGCACTCACCTCCTAGAGACCAGGCTGCGATCATGCTCTGGAAACTCGTGGAGAATGTCAAGTACGAAGACATCTATGAG GACCGGCACGATGGCGTCCCAAGCCATAGCTCGAGACTCTCTCAACTGGGCTCTGTGTCCCAAGGACCCTACTCAAGCGCCCCGCCGCTGTCCCACACGCCATCATCGGACTTCCAGCCACCCTACTTTCCGCCCCCCTACCAGCCGCTACCCTACCACCAGAGTCAAGACCCGTACTCCCACGTCAACGATCCCTACTCCCTGAACCCTCTGCATCAGCCCCAGCAGCACCCGTGGGGGCAACGGCAACGCCAAGAAGTGGGCTCAGAAGCCGGCTCTCTCCTGCCCCAGCCCCGGGCAGCCTTGCCCCAGCTCTCCGGCCTTGATCCCCGAAGGGACTACCACTCTGTCCGCCGGCCGGACGTGCTGCTGCATTCCGCACATCACGGCCTGGACGCCGGCATGGGCGACAGCCTCTCGTTGCACGGCCTTGGGCATCCCGGCATGGAAGACGTGCAG TCAGTTGAAGATGCCAATAACAGCGGCATGAACCTATTGGACCAGTCAGTCATTAAAAAAG TTCCTGTCCCTCCCAAATCTGTGACTTCTCTAATGATGAATAAAGATGGCTTCTTGGGAGGAATGTCAGTCAACACCGGCGAGGTATTTTGCTCAGTCCCGGGCCGTTTATCTCTACTCAGTTCAACTTCAAAGTACAAAGTCACTGTGGGCGAAGTTCAGAGAAGGCTCTCGCCCCCTGAATGCCTCAATGCATCTCTCCTGGGCGGCGTCCTCAGAag AGCCAAATCGAAAAATGGGGGGAGATCCTTGAGAGAAAGGCTAGAAAAAATCGGTTTGAATTTACCCGCGGGCAGGCGCAAAGCAGCAAATGTCACGTTACTCACCTCACTGGTAGAAG GGGAAGCTGTTCACTTAGCTCGGGATTTCGGGTATATTTGTGAAACAGAGTTTCCTGCTAAAGCCGTGTCCGAGTATTTGAACAGACAGCACACGGACCCCAGTGACCTGCACTCCAGAAAGAATATGCTGCTGGCCACCAA GCAACTTTGTAAAGAATTTACGGATCTGCTGGCTCAGGACCGGACACCGATCGGAAACAGCAGGCCCAGCCCCATCCTGGAGCCGGGCATCCAAAGCTGTCTCACGCACTTCAGTCTCATCACGCACGGCTTCGGTGCCCCGGCCATTTGCGCTGCGCTCACGGCCCTGCAGAACTATCTCACCGAGGCGCTCAAAGGCATGGACAAGATGTTCTTGAACAACACCACTAACAGGCACACGTCTGGGGAAGGCCCAGGTAGTAAAACTGGCGACAAGGAGGAGAAacacaggaaatga
- the Tfap2b gene encoding transcription factor AP-2-beta isoform 2 (isoform 2 is encoded by transcript variant 2), giving the protein MLVHTYSSMDRHDGVPSHSSRLSQLGSVSQGPYSSAPPLSHTPSSDFQPPYFPPPYQPLPYHQSQDPYSHVNDPYSLNPLHQPQQHPWGQRQRQEVGSEAGSLLPQPRAALPQLSGLDPRRDYHSVRRPDVLLHSAHHGLDAGMGDSLSLHGLGHPGMEDVQSVEDANNSGMNLLDQSVIKKVPVPPKSVTSLMMNKDGFLGGMSVNTGEVFCSVPGRLSLLSSTSKYKVTVGEVQRRLSPPECLNASLLGGVLRRAKSKNGGRSLRERLEKIGLNLPAGRRKAANVTLLTSLVEGEAVHLARDFGYICETEFPAKAVSEYLNRQHTDPSDLHSRKNMLLATKQLCKEFTDLLAQDRTPIGNSRPSPILEPGIQSCLTHFSLITHGFGAPAICAALTALQNYLTEALKGMDKMFLNNTTNRHTSGEGPGSKTGDKEEKHRK; this is encoded by the exons ATGTTAGTCCACACCTATTCATCCATG GACCGGCACGATGGCGTCCCAAGCCATAGCTCGAGACTCTCTCAACTGGGCTCTGTGTCCCAAGGACCCTACTCAAGCGCCCCGCCGCTGTCCCACACGCCATCATCGGACTTCCAGCCACCCTACTTTCCGCCCCCCTACCAGCCGCTACCCTACCACCAGAGTCAAGACCCGTACTCCCACGTCAACGATCCCTACTCCCTGAACCCTCTGCATCAGCCCCAGCAGCACCCGTGGGGGCAACGGCAACGCCAAGAAGTGGGCTCAGAAGCCGGCTCTCTCCTGCCCCAGCCCCGGGCAGCCTTGCCCCAGCTCTCCGGCCTTGATCCCCGAAGGGACTACCACTCTGTCCGCCGGCCGGACGTGCTGCTGCATTCCGCACATCACGGCCTGGACGCCGGCATGGGCGACAGCCTCTCGTTGCACGGCCTTGGGCATCCCGGCATGGAAGACGTGCAG TCAGTTGAAGATGCCAATAACAGCGGCATGAACCTATTGGACCAGTCAGTCATTAAAAAAG TTCCTGTCCCTCCCAAATCTGTGACTTCTCTAATGATGAATAAAGATGGCTTCTTGGGAGGAATGTCAGTCAACACCGGCGAGGTATTTTGCTCAGTCCCGGGCCGTTTATCTCTACTCAGTTCAACTTCAAAGTACAAAGTCACTGTGGGCGAAGTTCAGAGAAGGCTCTCGCCCCCTGAATGCCTCAATGCATCTCTCCTGGGCGGCGTCCTCAGAag AGCCAAATCGAAAAATGGGGGGAGATCCTTGAGAGAAAGGCTAGAAAAAATCGGTTTGAATTTACCCGCGGGCAGGCGCAAAGCAGCAAATGTCACGTTACTCACCTCACTGGTAGAAG GGGAAGCTGTTCACTTAGCTCGGGATTTCGGGTATATTTGTGAAACAGAGTTTCCTGCTAAAGCCGTGTCCGAGTATTTGAACAGACAGCACACGGACCCCAGTGACCTGCACTCCAGAAAGAATATGCTGCTGGCCACCAA GCAACTTTGTAAAGAATTTACGGATCTGCTGGCTCAGGACCGGACACCGATCGGAAACAGCAGGCCCAGCCCCATCCTGGAGCCGGGCATCCAAAGCTGTCTCACGCACTTCAGTCTCATCACGCACGGCTTCGGTGCCCCGGCCATTTGCGCTGCGCTCACGGCCCTGCAGAACTATCTCACCGAGGCGCTCAAAGGCATGGACAAGATGTTCTTGAACAACACCACTAACAGGCACACGTCTGGGGAAGGCCCAGGTAGTAAAACTGGCGACAAGGAGGAGAAacacaggaaatga
- the Tfap2b gene encoding transcription factor AP-2-beta isoform X2 produces the protein MHSPPRDQAAIMLWKLVENVKYEDIYEMLVHTYSSMDRHDGVPSHSSRLSQLGSVSQGPYSSAPPLSHTPSSDFQPPYFPPPYQPLPYHQSQDPYSHVNDPYSLNPLHQPQQHPWGQRQRQEVGSEAGSLLPQPRAALPQLSGLDPRRDYHSVRRPDVLLHSAHHGLDAGMGDSLSLHGLGHPGMEDVQSVEDANNSGMNLLDQSVIKKVPVPPKSVTSLMMNKDGFLGGMSVNTGEVFCSVPGRLSLLSSTSKYKVTVGEVQRRLSPPECLNASLLGGVLRRAKSKNGGRSLRERLEKIGLNLPAGRRKAANVTLLTSLVEGEAVHLARDFGYICETEFPAKAVSEYLNRQHTDPSDLHSRKNMLLATKQLCKEFTDLLAQDRTPIGNSRPSPILEPGIQSCLTHFSLITHGFGAPAICAALTALQNYLTEALKGMDKMFLNNTTNRHTSGEGPGQRAPRV, from the exons ATGCACTCACCTCCTAGAGACCAGGCTGCGATCATGCTCTGGAAACTCGTGGAGAATGTCAAGTACGAAGACATCTATGAG ATGTTAGTCCACACCTATTCATCCATG GACCGGCACGATGGCGTCCCAAGCCATAGCTCGAGACTCTCTCAACTGGGCTCTGTGTCCCAAGGACCCTACTCAAGCGCCCCGCCGCTGTCCCACACGCCATCATCGGACTTCCAGCCACCCTACTTTCCGCCCCCCTACCAGCCGCTACCCTACCACCAGAGTCAAGACCCGTACTCCCACGTCAACGATCCCTACTCCCTGAACCCTCTGCATCAGCCCCAGCAGCACCCGTGGGGGCAACGGCAACGCCAAGAAGTGGGCTCAGAAGCCGGCTCTCTCCTGCCCCAGCCCCGGGCAGCCTTGCCCCAGCTCTCCGGCCTTGATCCCCGAAGGGACTACCACTCTGTCCGCCGGCCGGACGTGCTGCTGCATTCCGCACATCACGGCCTGGACGCCGGCATGGGCGACAGCCTCTCGTTGCACGGCCTTGGGCATCCCGGCATGGAAGACGTGCAG TCAGTTGAAGATGCCAATAACAGCGGCATGAACCTATTGGACCAGTCAGTCATTAAAAAAG TTCCTGTCCCTCCCAAATCTGTGACTTCTCTAATGATGAATAAAGATGGCTTCTTGGGAGGAATGTCAGTCAACACCGGCGAGGTATTTTGCTCAGTCCCGGGCCGTTTATCTCTACTCAGTTCAACTTCAAAGTACAAAGTCACTGTGGGCGAAGTTCAGAGAAGGCTCTCGCCCCCTGAATGCCTCAATGCATCTCTCCTGGGCGGCGTCCTCAGAag AGCCAAATCGAAAAATGGGGGGAGATCCTTGAGAGAAAGGCTAGAAAAAATCGGTTTGAATTTACCCGCGGGCAGGCGCAAAGCAGCAAATGTCACGTTACTCACCTCACTGGTAGAAG GGGAAGCTGTTCACTTAGCTCGGGATTTCGGGTATATTTGTGAAACAGAGTTTCCTGCTAAAGCCGTGTCCGAGTATTTGAACAGACAGCACACGGACCCCAGTGACCTGCACTCCAGAAAGAATATGCTGCTGGCCACCAA GCAACTTTGTAAAGAATTTACGGATCTGCTGGCTCAGGACCGGACACCGATCGGAAACAGCAGGCCCAGCCCCATCCTGGAGCCGGGCATCCAAAGCTGTCTCACGCACTTCAGTCTCATCACGCACGGCTTCGGTGCCCCGGCCATTTGCGCTGCGCTCACGGCCCTGCAGAACTATCTCACCGAGGCGCTCAAAGGCATGGACAAGATGTTCTTGAACAACACCACTAACAGGCACACGTCTGGGGAAGGCCCAG GGCAACGCGCCCCACGCGTGTGA
- the Tfap2b gene encoding transcription factor AP-2-beta isoform X4: MLVHTYSSMDRHDGVPSHSSRLSQLGSVSQGPYSSAPPLSHTPSSDFQPPYFPPPYQPLPYHQSQDPYSHVNDPYSLNPLHQPQQHPWGQRQRQEVGSEAGSLLPQPRAALPQLSGLDPRRDYHSVRRPDVLLHSAHHGLDAGMGDSLSLHGLGHPGMEDVQSVEDANNSGMNLLDQSVIKKVPVPPKSVTSLMMNKDGFLGGMSVNTGEVFCSVPGRLSLLSSTSKYKVTVGEVQRRLSPPECLNASLLGGVLRRAKSKNGGRSLRERLEKIGLNLPAGRRKAANVTLLTSLVEGEAVHLARDFGYICETEFPAKAVSEYLNRQHTDPSDLHSRKNMLLATKQLCKEFTDLLAQDRTPIGNSRPSPILEPGIQSCLTHFSLITHGFGAPAICAALTALQNYLTEALKGMDKMFLNNTTNRHTSGEGPALPAWFMSFFKEDLGFLHNL; the protein is encoded by the exons ATGTTAGTCCACACCTATTCATCCATG GACCGGCACGATGGCGTCCCAAGCCATAGCTCGAGACTCTCTCAACTGGGCTCTGTGTCCCAAGGACCCTACTCAAGCGCCCCGCCGCTGTCCCACACGCCATCATCGGACTTCCAGCCACCCTACTTTCCGCCCCCCTACCAGCCGCTACCCTACCACCAGAGTCAAGACCCGTACTCCCACGTCAACGATCCCTACTCCCTGAACCCTCTGCATCAGCCCCAGCAGCACCCGTGGGGGCAACGGCAACGCCAAGAAGTGGGCTCAGAAGCCGGCTCTCTCCTGCCCCAGCCCCGGGCAGCCTTGCCCCAGCTCTCCGGCCTTGATCCCCGAAGGGACTACCACTCTGTCCGCCGGCCGGACGTGCTGCTGCATTCCGCACATCACGGCCTGGACGCCGGCATGGGCGACAGCCTCTCGTTGCACGGCCTTGGGCATCCCGGCATGGAAGACGTGCAG TCAGTTGAAGATGCCAATAACAGCGGCATGAACCTATTGGACCAGTCAGTCATTAAAAAAG TTCCTGTCCCTCCCAAATCTGTGACTTCTCTAATGATGAATAAAGATGGCTTCTTGGGAGGAATGTCAGTCAACACCGGCGAGGTATTTTGCTCAGTCCCGGGCCGTTTATCTCTACTCAGTTCAACTTCAAAGTACAAAGTCACTGTGGGCGAAGTTCAGAGAAGGCTCTCGCCCCCTGAATGCCTCAATGCATCTCTCCTGGGCGGCGTCCTCAGAag AGCCAAATCGAAAAATGGGGGGAGATCCTTGAGAGAAAGGCTAGAAAAAATCGGTTTGAATTTACCCGCGGGCAGGCGCAAAGCAGCAAATGTCACGTTACTCACCTCACTGGTAGAAG GGGAAGCTGTTCACTTAGCTCGGGATTTCGGGTATATTTGTGAAACAGAGTTTCCTGCTAAAGCCGTGTCCGAGTATTTGAACAGACAGCACACGGACCCCAGTGACCTGCACTCCAGAAAGAATATGCTGCTGGCCACCAA GCAACTTTGTAAAGAATTTACGGATCTGCTGGCTCAGGACCGGACACCGATCGGAAACAGCAGGCCCAGCCCCATCCTGGAGCCGGGCATCCAAAGCTGTCTCACGCACTTCAGTCTCATCACGCACGGCTTCGGTGCCCCGGCCATTTGCGCTGCGCTCACGGCCCTGCAGAACTATCTCACCGAGGCGCTCAAAGGCATGGACAAGATGTTCTTGAACAACACCACTAACAGGCACACGTCTGGGGAAGGCCCAG CTTTACCCGCATGGTTTATGAGCTTCTTCAAGGAAGATTTGGGCTTCCTACACAATCTATAA
- the Tfap2b gene encoding transcription factor AP-2-beta isoform X3, which produces MHSPPRDQAAIMLWKLVENVKYEDIYEDRHDGVPSHSSRLSQLGSVSQGPYSSAPPLSHTPSSDFQPPYFPPPYQPLPYHQSQDPYSHVNDPYSLNPLHQPQQHPWGQRQRQEVGSEAGSLLPQPRAALPQLSGLDPRRDYHSVRRPDVLLHSAHHGLDAGMGDSLSLHGLGHPGMEDVQSVEDANNSGMNLLDQSVIKKVPVPPKSVTSLMMNKDGFLGGMSVNTGEVFCSVPGRLSLLSSTSKYKVTVGEVQRRLSPPECLNASLLGGVLRRAKSKNGGRSLRERLEKIGLNLPAGRRKAANVTLLTSLVEGEAVHLARDFGYICETEFPAKAVSEYLNRQHTDPSDLHSRKNMLLATKQLCKEFTDLLAQDRTPIGNSRPSPILEPGIQSCLTHFSLITHGFGAPAICAALTALQNYLTEALKGMDKMFLNNTTNRHTSGEGPALPAWFMSFFKEDLGFLHNL; this is translated from the exons ATGCACTCACCTCCTAGAGACCAGGCTGCGATCATGCTCTGGAAACTCGTGGAGAATGTCAAGTACGAAGACATCTATGAG GACCGGCACGATGGCGTCCCAAGCCATAGCTCGAGACTCTCTCAACTGGGCTCTGTGTCCCAAGGACCCTACTCAAGCGCCCCGCCGCTGTCCCACACGCCATCATCGGACTTCCAGCCACCCTACTTTCCGCCCCCCTACCAGCCGCTACCCTACCACCAGAGTCAAGACCCGTACTCCCACGTCAACGATCCCTACTCCCTGAACCCTCTGCATCAGCCCCAGCAGCACCCGTGGGGGCAACGGCAACGCCAAGAAGTGGGCTCAGAAGCCGGCTCTCTCCTGCCCCAGCCCCGGGCAGCCTTGCCCCAGCTCTCCGGCCTTGATCCCCGAAGGGACTACCACTCTGTCCGCCGGCCGGACGTGCTGCTGCATTCCGCACATCACGGCCTGGACGCCGGCATGGGCGACAGCCTCTCGTTGCACGGCCTTGGGCATCCCGGCATGGAAGACGTGCAG TCAGTTGAAGATGCCAATAACAGCGGCATGAACCTATTGGACCAGTCAGTCATTAAAAAAG TTCCTGTCCCTCCCAAATCTGTGACTTCTCTAATGATGAATAAAGATGGCTTCTTGGGAGGAATGTCAGTCAACACCGGCGAGGTATTTTGCTCAGTCCCGGGCCGTTTATCTCTACTCAGTTCAACTTCAAAGTACAAAGTCACTGTGGGCGAAGTTCAGAGAAGGCTCTCGCCCCCTGAATGCCTCAATGCATCTCTCCTGGGCGGCGTCCTCAGAag AGCCAAATCGAAAAATGGGGGGAGATCCTTGAGAGAAAGGCTAGAAAAAATCGGTTTGAATTTACCCGCGGGCAGGCGCAAAGCAGCAAATGTCACGTTACTCACCTCACTGGTAGAAG GGGAAGCTGTTCACTTAGCTCGGGATTTCGGGTATATTTGTGAAACAGAGTTTCCTGCTAAAGCCGTGTCCGAGTATTTGAACAGACAGCACACGGACCCCAGTGACCTGCACTCCAGAAAGAATATGCTGCTGGCCACCAA GCAACTTTGTAAAGAATTTACGGATCTGCTGGCTCAGGACCGGACACCGATCGGAAACAGCAGGCCCAGCCCCATCCTGGAGCCGGGCATCCAAAGCTGTCTCACGCACTTCAGTCTCATCACGCACGGCTTCGGTGCCCCGGCCATTTGCGCTGCGCTCACGGCCCTGCAGAACTATCTCACCGAGGCGCTCAAAGGCATGGACAAGATGTTCTTGAACAACACCACTAACAGGCACACGTCTGGGGAAGGCCCAG CTTTACCCGCATGGTTTATGAGCTTCTTCAAGGAAGATTTGGGCTTCCTACACAATCTATAA
- the Tfap2b gene encoding transcription factor AP-2-beta isoform 3 (isoform 3 is encoded by transcript variant 3), with amino-acid sequence MHSPPRDQAAIMLWKLVENVKYEDIYEDRHDGVPSHSSRLSQLGSVSQGPYSSAPPLSHTPSSDFQPPYFPPPYQPLPYHQSQDPYSHVNDPYSLNPLHQPQQHPWGQRQRQEVGSEAGSLLPQPRAALPQLSGLDPRRDYHSVRRPDVLLHSAHHGLDAGMGDSLSLHGLGHPGMEDVQSVEDANNSGMNLLDQSVIKKVPVPPKSVTSLMMNKDGFLGGMSVNTGEVFCSVPGRLSLLSSTSKYKVTVGEVQRRLSPPECLNASLLGGVLRRAKSKNGGRSLRERLEKIGLNLPAGRRKAANVTLLTSLVEGEAVHLARDFGYICETEFPAKAVSEYLNRQHTDPSDLHSRKNMLLATKQLCKEFTDLLAQDRTPIGNSRPSPILEPGIQSCLTHFSLITHGFGAPAICAALTALQNYLTEALKGMDKMFLNNTTNRHTSGEGPGQRAPRV; translated from the exons ATGCACTCACCTCCTAGAGACCAGGCTGCGATCATGCTCTGGAAACTCGTGGAGAATGTCAAGTACGAAGACATCTATGAG GACCGGCACGATGGCGTCCCAAGCCATAGCTCGAGACTCTCTCAACTGGGCTCTGTGTCCCAAGGACCCTACTCAAGCGCCCCGCCGCTGTCCCACACGCCATCATCGGACTTCCAGCCACCCTACTTTCCGCCCCCCTACCAGCCGCTACCCTACCACCAGAGTCAAGACCCGTACTCCCACGTCAACGATCCCTACTCCCTGAACCCTCTGCATCAGCCCCAGCAGCACCCGTGGGGGCAACGGCAACGCCAAGAAGTGGGCTCAGAAGCCGGCTCTCTCCTGCCCCAGCCCCGGGCAGCCTTGCCCCAGCTCTCCGGCCTTGATCCCCGAAGGGACTACCACTCTGTCCGCCGGCCGGACGTGCTGCTGCATTCCGCACATCACGGCCTGGACGCCGGCATGGGCGACAGCCTCTCGTTGCACGGCCTTGGGCATCCCGGCATGGAAGACGTGCAG TCAGTTGAAGATGCCAATAACAGCGGCATGAACCTATTGGACCAGTCAGTCATTAAAAAAG TTCCTGTCCCTCCCAAATCTGTGACTTCTCTAATGATGAATAAAGATGGCTTCTTGGGAGGAATGTCAGTCAACACCGGCGAGGTATTTTGCTCAGTCCCGGGCCGTTTATCTCTACTCAGTTCAACTTCAAAGTACAAAGTCACTGTGGGCGAAGTTCAGAGAAGGCTCTCGCCCCCTGAATGCCTCAATGCATCTCTCCTGGGCGGCGTCCTCAGAag AGCCAAATCGAAAAATGGGGGGAGATCCTTGAGAGAAAGGCTAGAAAAAATCGGTTTGAATTTACCCGCGGGCAGGCGCAAAGCAGCAAATGTCACGTTACTCACCTCACTGGTAGAAG GGGAAGCTGTTCACTTAGCTCGGGATTTCGGGTATATTTGTGAAACAGAGTTTCCTGCTAAAGCCGTGTCCGAGTATTTGAACAGACAGCACACGGACCCCAGTGACCTGCACTCCAGAAAGAATATGCTGCTGGCCACCAA GCAACTTTGTAAAGAATTTACGGATCTGCTGGCTCAGGACCGGACACCGATCGGAAACAGCAGGCCCAGCCCCATCCTGGAGCCGGGCATCCAAAGCTGTCTCACGCACTTCAGTCTCATCACGCACGGCTTCGGTGCCCCGGCCATTTGCGCTGCGCTCACGGCCCTGCAGAACTATCTCACCGAGGCGCTCAAAGGCATGGACAAGATGTTCTTGAACAACACCACTAACAGGCACACGTCTGGGGAAGGCCCAG GGCAACGCGCCCCACGCGTGTGA